A stretch of Desulfurivibrio alkaliphilus AHT 2 DNA encodes these proteins:
- a CDS encoding Fic family protein has protein sequence MKPSEVKEILTTGEGLHVEFKEARDRLPGSFFDTVCAFLNTDGGTIYLGVNDNGGVTGVEPRAVARLKSDIANLSNNPRQLDPPFLLFPHELAIDGKTVIAVQVPLSSQIHRHGGEIMLRSEDGDYRLRGTHQLAGLANRKLSLFSEQRVLPHLTVADLRPELFDKARSLMRIGDRRHPWLAFSDEELLKVGGFFNRDPNSGRPGLTLAAALLFGSDEVIQNAVPGYKFDCLLRRRNQERYDDRLIVRTNLIDAYDLMMGFIEKHLDDPFHLEGDLRISLREKIFREVVSNIIAHREYTSAAPATIKIYRDRVELENPHVAHFFGRITPDNVRPFPKNPTICKLMIQLGRFDELGSGVINVHRYLPLYANGATPVFQETGHSFVTTLPLTVDREGQGSERATEHATPEVGQQVTQQVIQQVTQQVGSADDYSRLLPVLRACATKSLSNKELQAAAGIRDRSTFHINYLTPLLKLNLLERTIPDKPTSSKQKYRLTEKGRQLLAAANHSTDKRNEWPGDTGD, from the coding sequence TTGAAACCATCCGAAGTCAAAGAAATTCTCACCACCGGCGAGGGGTTGCACGTGGAGTTCAAGGAGGCCCGCGACCGGCTGCCCGGTTCCTTCTTCGACACGGTTTGCGCATTCTTGAACACCGATGGCGGCACCATATATCTCGGGGTAAATGATAACGGCGGGGTCACCGGGGTGGAGCCCAGGGCCGTGGCCCGGCTGAAAAGCGACATCGCCAACCTTTCCAACAACCCCCGGCAGCTTGACCCACCCTTTTTGCTCTTCCCCCACGAGCTGGCGATTGACGGCAAAACGGTGATCGCCGTTCAGGTGCCGCTAAGTTCCCAGATTCACCGGCACGGCGGCGAGATCATGCTGCGCAGCGAGGATGGCGATTACCGCCTGCGCGGCACCCACCAACTGGCCGGGCTGGCCAACCGCAAGCTGAGCCTGTTTAGCGAACAGCGGGTCTTGCCCCACCTGACCGTCGCCGACCTGCGGCCGGAGCTGTTCGACAAGGCCCGGAGCCTGATGCGAATCGGCGACCGCCGCCACCCCTGGCTGGCCTTCAGCGATGAAGAGTTGCTGAAAGTGGGCGGATTTTTCAACCGCGATCCCAACAGCGGCCGCCCCGGTCTTACCCTGGCGGCGGCCCTGCTTTTCGGCAGCGATGAAGTTATCCAAAACGCCGTCCCCGGCTACAAGTTCGATTGCCTGCTGCGCCGCCGCAACCAGGAACGCTACGACGACCGCCTGATCGTCCGCACCAACCTGATCGACGCCTACGACCTGATGATGGGCTTCATCGAAAAGCACCTCGATGATCCCTTCCACTTGGAGGGCGATTTACGGATCAGCCTGCGGGAAAAAATCTTCCGGGAGGTCGTCTCCAATATCATCGCCCACCGGGAGTACACCAGCGCCGCCCCGGCCACCATCAAAATCTACCGCGACCGGGTGGAGCTGGAAAACCCCCACGTGGCCCACTTCTTCGGCCGGATCACCCCCGACAATGTGCGGCCCTTCCCCAAAAATCCGACCATCTGCAAGTTGATGATCCAACTCGGCCGCTTCGACGAGCTTGGCTCCGGGGTGATCAACGTCCACCGCTATCTGCCGCTCTACGCCAATGGCGCCACCCCGGTCTTCCAGGAAACGGGCCACAGTTTCGTCACCACCCTGCCGTTGACTGTGGACCGGGAAGGACAGGGGAGTGAACGGGCAACCGAACACGCCACCCCCGAAGTCGGCCAACAAGTTACCCAACAGGTCATCCAACAAGTCACCCAACAGGTCGGCAGTGCTGACGATTATTCACGACTGCTACCTGTTCTAAGGGCATGTGCGACAAAATCACTTTCAAATAAAGAGTTGCAGGCGGCTGCTGGAATCAGGGATCGCTCAACCTTCCACATCAACTACCTCACCCCGTTACTTAAACTGAACCTGCTGGAACGTACCATTCCGGACAAACCGACCAGCAGCAAGCAAAAATACCGCCTTACCGAAAAGGGCAGGCAACTGCTGGCGGCAGCTAACCACAGCACCGATAAACGCAATGAGTGGCCAGGGGACACAGGGGACTGA
- the rimI gene encoding ribosomal protein S18-alanine N-acetyltransferase → MKIFIRDLAAADLPAVAAMEADEPGGWSLEQWTAELARAGGWQLVALDSATGRVIGYMAGMAVGNEAEIFRLLVAPDCRRRGVATGLLRQLWKRLPGLGVTSCFLEVRAANRAALELYRQMGFEHCGLRPGYYHDPEDDAVVLARPVAKGPNMLNQGGSA, encoded by the coding sequence GTGAAAATTTTTATCAGAGACCTGGCGGCGGCGGACCTGCCGGCGGTGGCGGCCATGGAGGCCGATGAACCCGGCGGCTGGAGCCTGGAGCAATGGACCGCCGAACTGGCCCGCGCCGGCGGCTGGCAATTGGTTGCCCTTGATTCGGCAACCGGCCGGGTGATAGGATATATGGCCGGGATGGCGGTCGGGAACGAGGCGGAGATCTTCCGCCTGCTGGTGGCCCCGGACTGCCGCCGGCGCGGGGTGGCCACCGGTTTGCTGCGGCAGCTCTGGAAGCGGTTGCCCGGCCTGGGGGTAACTTCCTGTTTTCTGGAAGTCAGGGCCGCCAACCGGGCCGCCCTGGAGTTGTACCGGCAAATGGGGTTTGAGCACTGCGGCCTGCGACCCGGCTATTACCACGACCCCGAGGATGACGCGGTGGTGCTGGCGCGGCCGGTGGCAAAGGGGCCGAACATGCTTAACCAAGGAGGGAGCGCGTGA
- a CDS encoding type I glyceraldehyde-3-phosphate dehydrogenase, with the protein MKLGINGLGRIGKLSLWHHVSRQHFTELVVNVGREVGTSLADIAGVIERDSTYGRLANYLYGCKAPNSVITDLDEGKGTMKVNGVPVTILRQSRDPKGIAWKDNGVRLVVDTTGAFTDPTADADAPRGSLRGHLQGGAEKVLLSAPFKIKQKGLEMPEDAVTTVMGINDTDYDSARHSLISAASCTTTCLAFMVKPLLDYFGADKFLSASMVTVHAATGSQPVLDRVPGAGATDLRKNRSILNNIVLTSTGAAKALFLVLPEMKKIGFIAESVRIPTSSGSLIILVVNFQDDPERPINRELINSVYSDFGKQTSYLMYSDEQLVSGDIVGAPAAAAVIEGKETHTRTANINVNMGQFKCEGAPDKLEVPVTQAVIYGWYDNELGSYTNLLGDRTVSIAEEMV; encoded by the coding sequence ATGAAGTTAGGGATCAACGGCCTTGGCAGGATCGGCAAACTCTCTCTCTGGCATCACGTTTCCCGGCAGCACTTTACCGAGCTGGTGGTCAACGTGGGGCGCGAGGTTGGTACCTCGCTGGCCGATATCGCCGGGGTGATCGAGCGGGACAGCACTTACGGCCGCCTGGCCAACTACCTCTATGGTTGCAAGGCTCCCAATTCGGTGATCACCGACCTGGATGAGGGCAAGGGTACCATGAAGGTCAACGGGGTGCCGGTGACCATTCTGCGCCAGTCCCGCGACCCCAAGGGTATTGCCTGGAAAGATAACGGGGTTAGGCTGGTGGTGGATACCACCGGCGCCTTTACCGATCCCACCGCCGATGCCGACGCCCCCCGGGGCTCGCTGCGCGGCCACTTGCAGGGCGGGGCCGAGAAAGTGCTGCTTTCGGCGCCCTTCAAGATCAAGCAGAAGGGTCTGGAGATGCCCGAAGACGCGGTGACCACGGTGATGGGCATCAACGACACCGACTACGACTCCGCCCGCCACTCCCTGATCTCGGCGGCCTCCTGCACCACCACCTGCCTGGCCTTCATGGTCAAGCCCCTGCTCGATTACTTCGGGGCAGACAAGTTTTTAAGCGCCTCCATGGTCACCGTCCATGCCGCCACCGGCAGCCAGCCGGTGCTGGACCGGGTGCCAGGCGCCGGGGCCACCGACCTGCGCAAGAACCGCAGCATCCTGAACAACATCGTGCTCACCTCCACCGGGGCGGCCAAGGCCCTGTTTCTGGTGTTGCCCGAGATGAAGAAGATCGGCTTCATCGCCGAATCGGTGCGGATTCCCACCTCCTCCGGTTCGTTGATCATCCTGGTGGTCAACTTCCAGGATGACCCGGAACGCCCCATCAACCGTGAGCTGATCAACTCGGTCTATAGCGACTTCGGCAAGCAGACCAGTTACCTGATGTACAGCGACGAGCAACTGGTGTCCGGCGATATCGTCGGCGCGCCGGCTGCCGCGGCGGTTATTGAAGGCAAGGAAACCCATACCCGCACCGCCAATATCAACGTCAACATGGGCCAGTTCAAGTGCGAAGGCGCCCCGGACAAACTGGAGGTGCCGGTTACCCAGGCGGTGATCTACGGCTGGTACGACAACGAGTTGGGCAGCTACACCAACCTGCTGGGTGACCGTACCGTGAGCATCGCCGAAGAGATGGTTTAA
- the zwf gene encoding glucose-6-phosphate dehydrogenase produces MSLQQTDCRQRTTQGSCNLRNSSELPSCSIVIFGASGDLTARKLIPALANLFAHGCLPERFNIVGCGRSAMSHEEFRRHLAEFEPDRQAETSSEGWQRFAANLFYQQLSYDSPDSYRQLAELLNQLDRQRGTAPNRMFYLSVPPALYPVIATQLGPAGLSNQDAAHWSRIVVEKPFGHDLASAQALDQTLHAGFSEEQIFRIDHYLAKETVQNILMLRFANAIFEPLWNRNYVDYVGIISAEKLGVEHRAGFYEQAGVLRDMFQNHMMQLLALTAMEPPSRFKDIQVHDEKTKIFRALKPLNRGRLSDNLVLGQYGPGTIDGREVPGYRQEPGVAPDSLTPTFAAMKLGIDNWRWRGVPFYLVSGKRMPAKESRIVIQFKEVPHSMFNHETAANLLANRLVLEIYPEEKITLNFQAKTPGSKECLHRAEMGFNYERRQGERGAVNFDAYEMVLLDCIIGDHMLFWRQDGVELSWSFLTPILAECESCPETAAKLLQTYPAGTPGPAEAHHWMQLLAN; encoded by the coding sequence ATGTCTTTGCAGCAAACTGATTGCCGGCAACGCACCACCCAAGGCTCCTGCAACCTGCGCAACAGTTCTGAACTGCCCTCGTGCAGCATCGTGATTTTCGGCGCTTCCGGCGATCTTACCGCCCGCAAGCTGATCCCCGCCCTGGCCAACTTGTTTGCCCATGGTTGCCTGCCGGAGCGTTTCAACATCGTGGGCTGCGGCCGCAGTGCCATGAGCCACGAGGAGTTTCGCCGCCACCTGGCGGAGTTTGAACCAGACCGGCAAGCCGAAACCAGCAGCGAGGGCTGGCAGCGTTTCGCCGCCAACCTCTTCTACCAGCAACTTTCCTACGACTCCCCCGACTCCTACCGGCAACTTGCAGAGTTGTTGAACCAACTGGACCGGCAACGGGGCACCGCCCCCAACCGCATGTTCTACCTGTCGGTACCGCCGGCCCTGTATCCGGTGATCGCCACCCAACTGGGCCCGGCGGGCCTGTCGAACCAAGACGCCGCCCACTGGTCCCGGATCGTGGTGGAAAAACCCTTCGGCCACGACCTGGCCTCTGCCCAAGCGCTGGACCAAACCCTGCATGCCGGGTTCAGTGAAGAGCAGATTTTCCGCATCGATCATTATCTGGCCAAGGAAACGGTGCAGAACATCCTGATGCTGCGCTTTGCCAACGCCATCTTCGAGCCTCTGTGGAACCGCAATTACGTCGATTATGTGGGGATCATCAGCGCCGAAAAGCTGGGGGTGGAACACCGGGCCGGGTTTTACGAGCAGGCCGGGGTACTGCGGGACATGTTCCAGAACCACATGATGCAACTGCTGGCCCTTACCGCCATGGAGCCGCCCAGCCGCTTCAAGGATATCCAGGTGCATGACGAAAAAACCAAGATCTTCCGGGCCTTGAAGCCACTGAACCGGGGGCGGCTGAGCGACAACCTGGTGCTGGGGCAGTACGGCCCCGGCACCATCGACGGCCGGGAGGTTCCGGGTTACCGCCAAGAACCGGGCGTGGCGCCGGACTCCCTGACCCCCACCTTCGCCGCCATGAAGCTGGGCATCGACAACTGGCGCTGGCGGGGGGTGCCGTTCTACCTGGTTTCCGGCAAGCGGATGCCGGCCAAGGAGAGCCGGATCGTCATCCAGTTCAAGGAAGTTCCCCACTCCATGTTCAACCATGAAACGGCGGCCAACCTGCTGGCCAACCGGCTGGTGCTGGAAATTTACCCGGAAGAGAAGATCACCTTGAACTTCCAGGCCAAAACCCCGGGCAGCAAGGAATGCCTGCACCGGGCGGAGATGGGCTTCAACTACGAACGCCGCCAGGGAGAACGGGGAGCGGTAAACTTCGACGCCTACGAAATGGTCCTGCTGGACTGCATCATCGGCGACCACATGCTGTTCTGGCGCCAGGACGGGGTGGAGTTGTCGTGGTCCTTCCTGACCCCGATTCTGGCCGAGTGCGAAAGCTGCCCGGAAACCGCCGCCAAACTGCTGCAAACCTACCCCGCCGGCACCCCCGGCCCGGCCGAAGCCCACCACTGGATGCAACTGCTGGCCAATTGA
- a CDS encoding RNA-binding domain-containing protein, whose product MSQPKLQKLLDHLVASWENEVVEFKQAGKDYPTDKIGEYFSALANEANLRNQERAWLVFGVNNKSRQIVGSDYRLNPERLQSTKMQIAENTEPSVTFRNIHQLRNSKGRVVLFEIPAAPRGMPIAWKGHYYARAGESLTHLGLDKLDEIRQQTMAGDWSARLVADATFSHLDEGALQKARESFARKYANRFPAEEVMAWPLATFLDRAKLTQDGKITRAAILLLGRPESAYLLSPHPAQMTWKLEGPERAYEHFGPPFLLNTTRLYRRIRNIQLRLLPDEALFAVEVSKYDQKVVFEALHNCIAHQDYSRNGRILVTELPDKLIFANEGGFFEGKPEDYVTGDKTPHRYRNAFLAQAMAELNMIDTMGYGIYSMHLGQARRYFPMPDYELGEPAAVKMTVYGSVVDPAYSRLLIQKTDLPLDEILALDRVQKRLPISDDMIRRLRRDGLIEGRKPNLHVSATVAKVTASKIDYIWTRAQDDDYYCKLITDYLKKFGRATRGEIDKLLLNKLSDALGQEQKKKKVGNLLTKLRRSKMIRNDGTRAKPKWVLAE is encoded by the coding sequence ATGAGTCAACCGAAACTGCAAAAACTGCTGGACCACCTGGTCGCCTCTTGGGAAAACGAAGTGGTGGAATTCAAGCAGGCAGGCAAAGATTATCCCACCGACAAAATCGGGGAGTATTTTTCCGCTCTGGCCAACGAGGCCAATTTGCGTAATCAGGAAAGAGCTTGGCTTGTTTTCGGGGTCAACAATAAAAGCAGACAAATTGTCGGTTCCGACTACCGGCTGAACCCGGAACGGCTGCAAAGTACCAAGATGCAGATTGCCGAAAACACGGAACCAAGTGTAACTTTTCGCAATATTCATCAACTGCGAAATTCAAAGGGTCGGGTGGTACTCTTCGAGATTCCGGCAGCCCCCCGTGGAATGCCGATTGCGTGGAAAGGACACTACTATGCCCGGGCCGGGGAAAGCCTTACCCACCTTGGCCTGGACAAGCTCGATGAAATTCGTCAACAGACCATGGCTGGCGATTGGTCGGCCAGGCTGGTCGCGGATGCCACCTTCTCCCACCTTGACGAAGGCGCCTTACAGAAGGCACGCGAATCTTTTGCTCGCAAATATGCCAATAGGTTCCCGGCAGAAGAAGTCATGGCCTGGCCATTGGCAACTTTCCTTGATCGCGCCAAGTTGACTCAGGATGGCAAAATCACCCGGGCAGCAATCCTGTTGCTGGGGCGACCGGAATCTGCCTATCTCCTTTCACCGCATCCAGCGCAGATGACCTGGAAGCTGGAGGGTCCGGAACGGGCCTATGAGCACTTCGGCCCGCCTTTTCTGCTGAACACCACGCGGCTGTATCGAAGAATTCGCAATATTCAGCTTCGTCTCCTGCCCGATGAGGCTCTGTTTGCGGTGGAAGTATCCAAATACGATCAGAAAGTCGTGTTTGAAGCCCTCCACAACTGTATCGCCCATCAGGATTACAGCCGCAACGGCCGTATCCTGGTGACCGAGTTGCCGGACAAGCTGATTTTTGCAAACGAAGGTGGTTTTTTTGAGGGTAAGCCGGAAGATTACGTAACCGGCGACAAAACGCCCCATCGATACCGGAATGCCTTTTTGGCCCAGGCAATGGCCGAGTTGAACATGATCGACACCATGGGCTACGGCATATACTCCATGCACCTCGGGCAGGCCAGGCGCTATTTCCCGATGCCGGACTACGAACTGGGCGAACCGGCGGCGGTTAAGATGACAGTCTATGGCAGCGTAGTGGACCCTGCATACAGCCGCCTGCTGATTCAAAAAACCGACTTGCCGCTTGATGAGATTCTGGCGTTGGACCGGGTACAGAAACGACTGCCTATTTCCGATGATATGATCAGGCGTTTACGTCGCGATGGCCTTATTGAAGGGCGTAAGCCGAATCTGCACGTTTCCGCAACCGTGGCCAAGGTGACAGCCAGCAAGATCGATTACATCTGGACCCGGGCGCAGGACGATGACTACTATTGCAAGTTGATCACCGACTACCTGAAAAAATTCGGCAGAGCCACCCGGGGGGAAATTGACAAGCTCCTGCTGAATAAATTGAGTGATGCCCTGGGTCAGGAACAGAAGAAAAAGAAGGTCGGCAATCTACTTACAAAACTTCGCAGATCAAAAATGATCCGCAACGACGGCACCCGTGCCAAGCCAAAGTGGGTATTGGCCGAATAG
- a CDS encoding HNH endonuclease, whose amino-acid sequence MNPLQEHIKHFTRLKRAPGPIWSEASRGRAPHKPLLLLAVLDLAHRGVINSPFISVTDDLVELNELFNLYWRRIVPVGQSPSSIAFPFSRLDREPFWELVPQPGQTITTPLINNTSSVSYLRRYALGAKLADGIFQAMQSEDGRSALREALLLSCFSTSAQALLREQSRINREAYDYSRLLEEQVHRQVKEAMAADRYSPEARSQGFRRLVVKTYDHRCALCGIRIVTPDGHTVVEAAHIVPWRRTRNDDLRNGMALCRTCHWGFDKGMLGVSDQYTVLTAPTIGIDPNFPGLLSMLAGRAIIPPVERDHWPSREYLAAHRREWRL is encoded by the coding sequence ATGAACCCTCTGCAGGAGCACATCAAACACTTCACCCGCCTGAAACGCGCACCGGGGCCGATCTGGTCGGAAGCGTCCAGGGGCAGGGCGCCGCATAAGCCGCTGTTGTTGCTGGCGGTGCTTGACTTGGCCCACCGGGGGGTGATCAACTCCCCCTTTATTTCCGTTACCGATGACTTGGTGGAGTTGAACGAGCTTTTCAACCTTTACTGGCGGCGGATCGTGCCGGTGGGGCAGTCCCCCAGCAGCATCGCCTTCCCGTTTTCCCGCCTGGACCGCGAACCTTTCTGGGAACTGGTCCCCCAGCCGGGACAAACCATCACTACGCCGTTGATCAACAATACCTCGTCGGTCAGTTACCTGCGGCGCTACGCCCTGGGAGCAAAACTGGCCGACGGGATATTCCAGGCCATGCAGAGCGAAGATGGCAGGAGTGCGTTGCGGGAAGCCCTGCTCCTGTCCTGTTTTTCGACCAGTGCTCAGGCCCTGTTGCGGGAACAGTCGCGGATCAACCGTGAGGCCTACGATTACAGCCGGTTGCTGGAAGAACAGGTCCACCGGCAGGTAAAGGAGGCTATGGCGGCCGACCGCTACAGCCCGGAGGCGCGGAGCCAGGGGTTCCGGCGGTTGGTGGTGAAGACCTATGACCACCGTTGCGCCCTGTGCGGCATCCGCATCGTCACCCCGGACGGCCATACCGTGGTGGAGGCGGCCCATATCGTTCCGTGGCGCCGGACCAGAAACGACGATCTCCGCAACGGCATGGCCCTTTGCCGTACCTGCCACTGGGGGTTCGATAAAGGTATGTTGGGGGTTTCCGACCAGTACACGGTTCTCACCGCCCCCACCATTGGCATCGACCCCAACTTCCCCGGCCTGCTGTCTATGCTGGCCGGCCGGGCCATCATCCCACCGGTTGAACGCGACCACTGGCCGTCCCGGGAATATCTGGCCGCCCACCGCCGGGAGTGGCGCCTGTGA
- a CDS encoding phosphoglycerate kinase — translation MKNIRDIDLKDKKVLIRVDFNVPLDEQGNITDDIRIRSVLPTLNHALDENAAVIICSHMGRPKGQPKPEFSLAPAAKRLSRLIAKEVRLAPDCVGPEVEKLAAELKPGEVLLLENLRFHPEEQANDEEFARRLAALADVYINDAFAVAHRAHASVVGVPRQIKEAGAGFLLQKEMDYFHRSVGDPARPLVAVIGGAKVSSKLGALTNMLDRVDKMIIGGAMANTFLKSQGLDVGRSKVEEELLDTARELLAKAKAKGVKLYLPVDCIVAQELDAKAETKRVTCQEIPAEWMALDIGPATTMLFTEALEDAKTIIWNGPMGVFEVDAFARGTMAMVQALVRSHALTIVGGGDTDVAIHRAGEVDSISYVSTGGGAFLMLMEGKKLPGVEVLGG, via the coding sequence GTGAAAAATATCAGGGATATCGACTTAAAAGATAAAAAGGTGCTGATCCGGGTGGACTTCAACGTTCCCCTGGACGAGCAGGGCAACATCACCGACGACATTCGCATCCGCTCGGTGCTGCCCACCCTGAACCACGCCCTGGATGAAAACGCTGCGGTGATCATCTGTTCCCATATGGGTCGCCCCAAGGGCCAGCCCAAGCCGGAGTTCAGCCTGGCCCCGGCGGCCAAGCGGCTCTCCCGGCTGATCGCCAAGGAGGTCAGGCTGGCCCCGGACTGTGTCGGGCCGGAGGTGGAAAAGCTGGCCGCCGAACTTAAACCTGGTGAAGTGCTGCTGCTGGAAAACCTGCGCTTTCACCCCGAGGAGCAGGCCAACGACGAAGAGTTTGCCCGCCGCCTGGCGGCCCTGGCCGATGTCTACATCAACGACGCCTTTGCCGTGGCCCACCGGGCCCACGCCTCGGTGGTGGGGGTGCCCCGCCAGATCAAGGAAGCCGGGGCCGGTTTTCTGCTGCAAAAAGAGATGGATTACTTCCACCGCTCGGTGGGCGACCCGGCCCGGCCGCTGGTGGCCGTCATCGGCGGGGCCAAGGTTTCCAGCAAGCTCGGGGCGCTTACCAACATGCTGGACCGGGTGGACAAGATGATCATCGGCGGCGCCATGGCCAATACTTTTCTGAAAAGCCAGGGCCTGGATGTGGGCCGTTCCAAGGTGGAAGAAGAGCTGCTGGACACCGCCCGGGAGTTGCTGGCCAAGGCCAAGGCCAAAGGGGTCAAGCTCTACCTGCCGGTGGACTGCATCGTCGCCCAGGAGTTGGATGCCAAGGCGGAGACCAAGCGGGTCACCTGCCAGGAGATTCCCGCCGAATGGATGGCGCTGGATATCGGCCCGGCCACCACCATGCTTTTTACCGAGGCCCTGGAAGATGCCAAGACCATCATCTGGAACGGCCCCATGGGGGTCTTTGAGGTAGATGCCTTTGCCCGGGGCACCATGGCCATGGTCCAGGCCCTGGTTCGTTCCCACGCCCTGACCATCGTCGGCGGTGGCGATACCGACGTGGCCATTCACCGGGCCGGCGAGGTGGACAGCATTTCCTACGTCTCCACCGGTGGCGGCGCCTTTCTGATGCTGATGGAAGGCAAAAAGCTGCCGGGGGTTGAAGTCCTTGGCGGGTAA
- a CDS encoding Fic family protein → MSKLGLTDEKHFREHYQQTSIKLGLIEMTIPDKPTSSKQKYRLTEKGRQLLTASNFSPGQSNE, encoded by the coding sequence ATGAGCAAGCTGGGGCTGACGGATGAAAAACATTTTCGGGAACACTACCAGCAAACCAGTATAAAACTGGGGTTGATCGAGATGACCATTCCGGACAAACCGACCAGCAGCAAACAAAAATACCGCCTCACCGAAAAGGGCCGGCAATTGCTGACGGCATCGAATTTCAGCCCCGGCCAAAGCAATGAATAG
- the secG gene encoding preprotein translocase subunit SecG, with protein MYTVLIVSHILVCLFLVTIVLLQHGKGASIGASFGGSSQTVFGTEGPLPLMNKITTMAAVVFMITSISLAYISSRAGDGSVMERVRTTPAPIEEVLPESDEPVTIPLPGATDGDVPRTFPGEAE; from the coding sequence ATGTATACAGTTTTAATTGTTTCCCATATCCTGGTTTGCCTATTTCTGGTGACCATCGTGCTGCTGCAGCACGGCAAGGGGGCCTCCATCGGCGCCTCTTTCGGCGGTTCCAGCCAGACGGTGTTCGGCACCGAAGGGCCGTTGCCGCTGATGAACAAGATCACCACCATGGCTGCCGTGGTGTTCATGATCACCTCGATTTCACTGGCTTATATCTCCAGCCGGGCCGGCGACGGTTCGGTAATGGAAAGGGTGCGGACCACTCCGGCGCCCATCGAGGAAGTGCTGCCGGAAAGCGACGAGCCGGTAACCATCCCGCTGCCGGGTGCCACCGATGGCGACGTCCCGCGCACCTTCCCGGGTGAAGCAGAATAA
- the tpiA gene encoding triose-phosphate isomerase has protein sequence MRTPLIAGNWKMHLNLDQAAELAAAVAGVAEACPDREVMIAPPFTALARVREVAGERLILAGQNVCWEEKGAFTGEIAPPMLRELGCRMAIVGHSERRHVFGEDDAMVNRRLRGAMAHGLVPILCIGETLDEREAGQTMAVLERQVRDGLQQVEISEAAGLVIAYEPVWAIGTGKTASPDQAQEAHEFVRRLLCEVYEKNIAAGIRILYGGSVNAANVDEIMAQADVDGALVGGASLSAETFERIIRFA, from the coding sequence ATGCGTACCCCGCTGATTGCCGGGAACTGGAAGATGCACCTGAACCTCGATCAGGCCGCCGAGCTGGCGGCGGCGGTGGCCGGGGTGGCGGAGGCTTGCCCCGACCGGGAAGTTATGATCGCGCCGCCCTTCACCGCCCTGGCCCGGGTGCGGGAGGTGGCCGGGGAACGGCTGATCCTGGCCGGCCAGAACGTCTGCTGGGAGGAGAAAGGCGCCTTTACCGGCGAGATTGCCCCGCCCATGCTGCGCGAGTTGGGTTGCCGGATGGCAATCGTCGGCCACTCCGAGCGCCGCCACGTCTTCGGCGAAGACGATGCCATGGTCAACCGCCGCCTGCGCGGGGCCATGGCCCACGGCCTGGTGCCTATCCTCTGCATTGGCGAGACCCTGGATGAGCGGGAGGCCGGCCAAACCATGGCGGTGCTGGAACGGCAGGTGCGGGATGGTCTGCAGCAGGTGGAAATCAGCGAGGCCGCCGGCCTGGTGATCGCCTATGAACCGGTTTGGGCCATCGGCACCGGCAAAACCGCCAGCCCCGACCAGGCTCAGGAGGCCCATGAATTTGTGCGCCGATTGCTTTGCGAGGTCTATGAGAAAAATATTGCCGCCGGCATCAGAATACTGTATGGTGGCAGCGTTAATGCCGCCAATGTTGATGAAATCATGGCCCAGGCGGATGTTGACGGTGCCCTGGTCGGCGGCGCGTCATTGTCGGCCGAAACTTTTGAGCGCATCATCCGCTTTGCTTAA
- a CDS encoding AlbA family DNA-binding domain-containing protein: MSAIPSPEAISNLLTRIDQVPADQLESETLDFKRWLDAKKSLAEAVKMAVCFANAGGGVVVFGVKDDIRGRQRAITGCSRYDLDTWRRGIYEGTMPNLTVDVSELTEPEGTLILVRVPKGPAPALRHFRRPLPDPGGKKLHALFTRGVSTSPGRAWGIGLECRAG, from the coding sequence ATGAGCGCCATACCTTCACCGGAAGCCATCAGCAATCTGCTGACCCGGATCGACCAGGTCCCGGCGGACCAGCTAGAGTCCGAGACGCTGGATTTCAAGCGCTGGCTCGATGCCAAAAAGTCACTGGCCGAGGCGGTCAAGATGGCGGTTTGCTTTGCTAACGCCGGGGGCGGGGTGGTGGTTTTCGGAGTCAAGGACGATATCCGGGGCCGGCAGCGGGCAATCACCGGTTGCAGCCGCTACGATCTGGACACCTGGCGGCGGGGCATTTATGAAGGCACCATGCCCAACCTCACGGTGGATGTGTCCGAACTGACCGAACCCGAAGGCACCCTGATTCTGGTCCGGGTCCCCAAAGGGCCGGCCCCCGCCCTACGGCACTTCCGCCGGCCTTTACCAGATCCGGGTGGGAAAAAACTGCATGCCCTATTCACCCGAGGAGTTTCAACGTCGCCAGGTCGGGCTTGGGGCATTGGATTGGAGTGCCGAGCCGGTTGA